Proteins found in one Thermostichus vulcanus str. 'Rupite' genomic segment:
- a CDS encoding B12-binding domain-containing radical SAM protein, with the protein MARSEFDFEHLLFTPATPAADAVPLVYAFPNTYSVGITSLGYQVIWSLLASRGDVAVSRLFTDVSESLPQQPELFGFSLSWELDYVNILALLEQHGIPIQAQERGESDPLIFGGGPVLTANPEPFADFFDVILLGDGEGLVDALIQAYQRVRGGSRTQKLQALAQVPGIYVPSLYEPHYQEPTGPVERILPKEAGIPDTIRKHTFRGNTLSVSTVVTPKAAWENIYMLEVVRSCPEMCRFCLASYLTLPFRVADVEGHLLPALERGLQVTNRIGLLGASVTQHPQFEEVLEYLAQDRLAHVRLSLASVRTGTVTSRLAQVLSSRGSKSITVAIESGSEQLRQIIHKKLHNEEILAAATHAQAGGLGGMKFYGMVGIPAETQADLEQTVALFKALKQVAPRLRFTFGCSTFVPKAHTPFQWYGVDPQAEKKLQFFQKQLRPLGIEFRPESYSWSVIQALISRGDRRVGKVLTLVRKFGESLGSYKRAFKELKGQLPPLEYYVHSDWIPGDPLPWDHIQGPLSPERLQQQSALHR; encoded by the coding sequence TTGGCCAGATCAGAGTTTGACTTTGAACACCTCCTGTTTACCCCTGCCACACCGGCTGCGGATGCGGTGCCGCTGGTGTATGCCTTTCCCAATACCTATTCGGTGGGCATTACCAGTCTGGGCTATCAGGTGATCTGGAGCCTGCTGGCCAGCCGTGGGGATGTGGCCGTCAGCCGCCTGTTCACGGATGTATCCGAGTCTTTGCCCCAACAACCGGAGCTGTTTGGCTTTTCGCTGTCGTGGGAGCTGGATTATGTGAATATTCTCGCCCTGTTGGAACAGCATGGGATCCCGATTCAGGCGCAGGAACGGGGTGAGTCGGATCCGCTGATTTTTGGGGGCGGCCCTGTTTTAACCGCCAATCCAGAACCGTTTGCCGACTTCTTCGATGTCATCCTGTTGGGGGATGGGGAAGGATTGGTCGATGCCTTGATCCAGGCTTACCAACGGGTGCGGGGGGGATCCCGGACTCAAAAGTTACAGGCTCTGGCTCAGGTGCCGGGGATCTATGTGCCCAGCCTTTACGAACCCCATTATCAGGAACCAACCGGCCCTGTGGAGAGGATCCTTCCGAAGGAAGCAGGGATCCCGGATACGATCCGCAAACACACCTTTCGCGGCAATACCCTCTCGGTTTCCACGGTGGTCACTCCCAAAGCCGCCTGGGAAAACATCTACATGCTGGAGGTGGTGCGCAGTTGCCCGGAGATGTGCCGCTTTTGCTTAGCCAGTTACCTGACCTTGCCCTTTCGCGTGGCCGATGTAGAGGGGCACTTGCTGCCAGCATTGGAACGGGGGCTACAAGTAACGAACCGGATTGGCCTGTTGGGGGCTTCGGTTACCCAGCATCCGCAGTTCGAGGAGGTGTTGGAGTATTTGGCTCAAGATCGCTTGGCCCACGTTCGCCTCAGCCTGGCCTCGGTGCGGACGGGTACGGTGACCTCTCGCCTAGCCCAAGTCTTGTCCAGTCGGGGCAGCAAGTCCATTACGGTGGCGATTGAAAGTGGCTCAGAGCAGCTGCGGCAAATCATCCATAAAAAGCTCCACAACGAGGAGATCCTAGCGGCGGCAACCCATGCACAGGCGGGTGGGTTAGGGGGCATGAAGTTCTACGGCATGGTCGGGATCCCGGCAGAAACGCAAGCGGATTTGGAGCAAACCGTGGCCCTCTTCAAAGCGCTCAAGCAGGTTGCTCCCCGCCTGCGCTTCACCTTCGGTTGCAGTACCTTTGTCCCCAAGGCCCATACCCCCTTTCAGTGGTATGGCGTGGATCCGCAAGCGGAGAAAAAATTGCAGTTTTTCCAAAAACAGTTGCGCCCCCTTGGGATAGAGTTTCGCCCAGAAAGTTACAGTTGGTCGGTGATTCAAGCCTTGATCTCAAGGGGGGATCGCCGGGTAGGCAAAGTGTTGACCTTGGTGCGCAAGTTTGGGGAGTCTTTGGGGAGCTATAAACGGGCTTTTAAGGAACTCAAGGGGCAGCTTCCCCCTTTGGAATACTACGTTCACAGCGATTGGATCCCTGGGGATCCCTTGCCTTGGGATCACATTCAAGGCCCACTGTCCCCCGAACGGCTACAGCAACAAAGTGCTCTGCACCGCTGA
- a CDS encoding methyltransferase domain-containing protein — translation MTSALNQRIRNFYDASSGLWEQVWGEHMHHGYYEAGQAGKGRRQAQIALIDKVIEWGQIGDPQPPKQILDLGCGIGGSSLVLAQRFGAQVTGITLSPVQAQRAQERAKAAGFSSQVQFQVADALHMPFASDTFDLVWSLESGEHMPDKRQFLAECWRVLQPGGQVMVVTWCHREGSLSPQEQRHLQKIYDVYCLPYVISLSEYVHLAEQVGFGQIRQTDWSERVAPFWDEVITSALDWRWIPGLLRSGWGTLRAALGLGLMRRGYASGLVRFGLLSGFKPER, via the coding sequence ATGACCTCCGCCCTCAACCAGCGCATTCGCAACTTTTATGATGCTTCTTCGGGCCTGTGGGAGCAGGTGTGGGGAGAGCACATGCACCACGGCTATTACGAAGCGGGGCAAGCGGGCAAAGGACGGCGGCAGGCGCAAATAGCCCTCATCGACAAGGTGATCGAGTGGGGCCAGATTGGGGATCCGCAGCCGCCCAAGCAGATTCTCGATCTCGGCTGTGGCATTGGCGGCAGCAGCCTAGTCTTGGCACAACGCTTCGGTGCCCAAGTAACGGGTATTACCCTCAGTCCTGTCCAAGCCCAGCGGGCCCAGGAACGGGCCAAGGCGGCTGGATTCAGCTCACAGGTGCAGTTTCAGGTGGCGGATGCTCTGCACATGCCGTTCGCGTCCGACACTTTTGATCTGGTGTGGTCTTTGGAAAGCGGCGAACACATGCCGGATAAGCGGCAATTTTTGGCGGAATGTTGGCGGGTGTTGCAACCGGGTGGACAGGTGATGGTGGTTACTTGGTGCCACCGTGAGGGATCCCTGAGTCCGCAGGAACAACGCCATTTGCAGAAAATCTACGATGTCTACTGCTTGCCCTACGTGATCAGCCTGTCGGAATACGTTCACCTGGCTGAGCAGGTGGGGTTTGGGCAAATTCGCCAGACCGATTGGTCGGAACGGGTGGCTCCCTTTTGGGATGAGGTGATCACCTCTGCTCTTGATTGGCGCTGGATCCCGGGCTTACTGCGGAGTGGCTGGGGTACCCTCCGGGCAGCCCTGGGGTTGGGCCTGATGCGTCGCGGCTATGCCAGTGGCTTGGTGCGCTTTGGGCTCCTGAGCGGATTCAAACCGGAACGGTAG